The proteins below are encoded in one region of Gloeocapsa sp. DLM2.Bin57:
- a CDS encoding alpha-1,2-fucosyltransferase: MIIVRLTDGLGNQMFQYALGRKLSLLHSTSLKLDINWYKGVETFKQKRKYSLNCFNIQDNIATQADLDFFFKRNILSSLNSKTRKLLQLPPQKMIVNQTRFEFDPSLFSLPKNLYLKGYWQTEKYFQDIRDILLQEDFSFKTQPDPKIVEQINNSESVSLHIRRGDYVNEPDLNRIHGICSLEYYQNCVNYLQQYLNNPVFFIFSDDLDWVKANFYIPHKMIFVKSQPDFEDLQLMSLCNHNIIANSTFSWWGAWLNTNPDKIVCAPKQWFAVKSRDTSDLIPENWTKF; encoded by the coding sequence ATGATTATTGTTCGTCTAACCGATGGTTTAGGAAACCAAATGTTTCAATACGCTTTAGGAAGAAAATTGTCTCTTTTACATTCCACTTCCTTGAAATTAGATATTAACTGGTACAAGGGTGTAGAAACTTTTAAACAGAAGCGTAAATATAGCCTTAATTGTTTTAATATTCAAGACAATATCGCTACTCAAGCAGATTTAGACTTCTTCTTTAAAAGAAATATCCTCAGTTCCCTTAACTCAAAAACCCGTAAGTTATTACAACTACCTCCTCAAAAAATGATTGTTAATCAAACTAGATTTGAATTTGACCCTAGTTTATTTTCTTTACCTAAAAATTTATACTTAAAAGGGTATTGGCAAACAGAAAAGTATTTTCAAGATATTCGCGATATTTTATTACAAGAAGATTTTTCTTTTAAAACTCAACCCGATCCAAAAATTGTAGAACAAATAAATAATAGTGAGTCGGTTTCCCTACACATTCGTCGAGGAGACTATGTTAACGAACCAGATTTAAATCGTATTCATGGCATTTGTTCTCTCGAATATTATCAAAACTGCGTTAATTATCTCCAACAATATCTTAACAATCCCGTTTTCTTCATCTTTTCTGATGATTTAGACTGGGTAAAAGCTAACTTTTACATACCACATAAAATGATTTTTGTCAAGAGTCAACCAGATTTTGAAGACTTACAACTGATGAGTCTTTGTAACCACAACATCATAGCTAATAGTACATTTAGCTGGTGGGGAGCATGGTTAAATACCAATCCCGACAAAATAGTTTGTGCACCTAAACAATGGTTTGCCGTCAAATCCAGAGATACCAGTGATTTAATTCCCGAAAATTGGACAAAATTTTAA